Proteins encoded in a region of the Pangasianodon hypophthalmus isolate fPanHyp1 chromosome 21, fPanHyp1.pri, whole genome shotgun sequence genome:
- the yme1l1b gene encoding ATP-dependent zinc metalloprotease YME1L1b translates to MFSFSSTVQPQVTVPLSHLINAFHSLKGSVVKPLHRERRPEQELHIPEPSWSLRDVGLTDLGVEQLDELVDRLLPCVTQDVSSKPPRAESHPWRTSYLSTDSFFHNKYGFSVAKMGAASPLFCRQSPSALQTLCADLNVWPVLIQRRGFKTLKSKTRRLQSGFDQSQDTDTFTPSFMKGLLMRDKSQVPETLDNLLKSRNIPDAHHDAFKTGFAEGFLKAQALTQRTQESLRRTRLILLILLLVGLYGLSKTPFLSVRFRTTSGLDSAVDPVQMKNVTFEHVKGVEEAKNELQEVVEFLKNPQKFTALGGKLPKGILLVGPPGTGKTLLARAVAGEADVPFYYASGSEFDEMFVGVGASRIRNLFREAKANAPCVIFIDELDSVGGKRIESPMHPYSRQTINQLLAEMDGFKPNEGVIIIGATNFPEALDNALIRPGRFDMQVTVPRPDVKGRTEILKWYLKKIKVDPAVEAEIIARGTVGFSGAELENLVNQAALKAAVDGKDMVTMKELEFAKDKILMGPERRSAEIDKKNKVITAYHESGHAIIAYYTKDAMPINKATIMPRGPTLGHVSMLPENDRWSETRAQLLAQMDVSMGGRVAEELIFGNDNITTGASSDFDSATKIAKMMVTQFGMSEKLGVMTYTDLSKQSPETQAAVEQEVRTLLRDSYERAKALLKARAKEHKNLAEALLRYETLDAREIQMVLEGKALGSR, encoded by the exons atgttttctttctcgTCCACCGTACAGCCGCAG GTCACAGTTCCACTGAGTCACCTGATCAACGCCTTTCACTCTTTAAAAGGTTCAGTGGTCAAACCTCTGCACAGAGAAAGGAGACCGGAGCAAGAGCTACACATCCCAGAG CCGTCATGGAGCCTCAGAGATGTGGGATTGACGGATCTGGGAGTAGAGCAGCTGGACGAACTTGTGGACAGACTGTTGCCGTGCGTGACTCAGGACGTGTCATCAAAACCCCCTAGAGCTGAATCACACCCCTGGAGGACGTCCTACCTGTCCACGGACTCCTTCTTTCACAACAAATATg GTTTTTCTGTCGCCAAGATGGGAGCGGCTTCGCCACTTTTTTGCAGACAGAGCCCTTCTGCTCTTCAGACCTTGTGTGCTGATCTAAACGTCTGGCCAG tgttgATCCAAAGACGAGGCTTTAAAACCCTGAAGTCCAAAACGAGGCGTCTTCAGAGTGGCTTTGACCAGTCACAGGACACGGACACATTCACTCCGTCTTTTATGAAG GGCTTGCTTATGCGGGACAAAAGCCAAGTTCCTGAGACTTTAGACAATCTTCTGAAAAGCAGAAACATTCCCGACGCACATCACGACGCTTTCAAGACGGGTTTCGCTGAGGGCTTTCTGAAAGCTCAGGCTCTCACACAGAGAACCCAAG AGTCTTTAAGGCGAACACGGCTGATCCTGTTGATCCTCTTGCTGGTTGGATTGTACGGACTCTCCAAAACACCGTTTCTGTCAG TGCGATTCCGAACCACATCAGGCCTGGACTCGGCAGTGGACCCCGTCCAGATGAAAAACGTCACCTTCGAGCATGTGAAAGGAGTGGAGGAGGCCAAGAACGAGCTGCAGGAGGTAGTGGAGTTCCTCAAGAACCCACAGAAGTTCACCGCCCTGGGAGGAAAGCTCCCTAAAG GGATTTTGTTAGTCGGGCCTCCAGGAACGGGGAAAACTCTGCTGGCACGCGCCGTGGCAGGGGAAGCTGACGTGCCTTTCTACTACGCCTCAGGATCAGAGTTTGACGAGATGTTCGTTGGGGTCGGCGCAAGCCGTATCAGGAACCTGTTTC GGGAGGCCAAAGCGAATGCTCCGTGTGTGATCTTCATCGATGAGCTCGACAGCGTAGGAGGGAAGAGAATCGAGTCTCCTATGCACCCTTATTCGAGGCAGACCATCAACCAGCTTCTGGCTGAGATGGATGG ATTTAAACCAAACGAAGGTGTCATCATTATCGGGGCTACGAACTTCCCTGAAGCTTTAGATAA CGCCCTGATCCGGCCGGGACGCTTTGACATGCAGGTCACTGTCCCCAGACCCGATGTGAAAGGACGGACGGAGATTCTGAAGTGGTACCTCAAAAAAATCAAAGTAGACCCAG CTGTGGAGGCCGAGATCATTGCCAGAGGAACGGTGGGTTTCTCCGGAGCCGAGCTGGAGAACCTGGTGAACCAGGCTGCCTTGAAGGCTGCTGTGGACGGGAAAGACATGGTGACCATGAAGGAGCTGGAGTTCGCCAAGGACAAAATCCTGATGG GCCCGGAGCGCCGGAGTGCCGAGATAGATAAGAAAAACAAAGTGATCACAGCCTACCACGAGTCAGGACACGCCATCATCGCATACTACACCAAAGACGCCATGCCCATCAACAAGGCTACGATCATGCCGAGAGGCCCCACTCTGGGTCAC GTGTCCATGCTGCCAGAGAATGATCGCTGGAGTGAGACTCGAGCTCAGCTTCTCGCTCAGATGGACGTCAGCATGGGGGGCCGCGTGGCAGAGGAACTCATTTTCGGAAATGACAATATCACCACAG GTGCGTCCAGTGATTTCGACAGCGCTACGAAAATCGCCAAAATGATGGTAACGCAGTTCGGCATGAGTGAAAAG CTGGGTGTCATGACGTACACAGATCTGTCGAAGCAAAGCCCAGAGACGCAAGCAGCCGTCGAACAGGAAGTCAGGACACTTCTGAGA GATTCATATGAGCGTGCTAAAGCTCTCCTGAAGGCCCGTGCGAAAGAGCATAAGAACCTGGCTGAGGCTCTGCTGAGGTATGAGACGCTGGACGCCAGAGAGATTCAGATGGTCTTGGAGGGGAAGGCGTTGGGCAGCAGATGA
- the LOC113546399 gene encoding patched domain-containing protein 3 gives MVTMVFTTNCVEKPIRSCLERVGRFIGRYPWWFIIIPLSLSAVLGVGFYFLEDRKSNDIVKQFTPHDGHAKMEKHFYETFFQSSNNKDDDDDDDSDDDDDEGDLFSALRLSTDGIYASAIFTCGMNVLSEDALAEILRVDDHVRRMTVEYDGQEFSYNDVCARVNESCQDNILLKVLDYNASNIHGLNLTFPVHHNTLGVVHLEHSVGQVEVDGNGFVQRAKAVRLIYYLRQINSMLEKAWLNDFVNLLSNKSTYVTQVSYFTSISRQQEFEKSTESITQLFSITYFIAILFSVLSCVRLDSVRNKVWVASLGVISTGLAVLSGFGLLLLMNVPFVITVASSPFLVLGIGIDDMFIMISCWQQTNVQDSVAERMAATYREAAISITITTLTDIVAFYLSYSNPFGSVQSFCLYAGTAILFCYLYNITFFGACLALNGRREESNRHWLTCLKVPEESLPGSSKAYIACCVGGAYNHETGTEEEHFMKLFFRKYYGPFLTTGLAKATVILLYISYISISIYGCTTIEEGIDLKNLAVDQSYVVKYYEDEKMHFAEYGPIVMLAVNATFPYWDEVERAQLESCISEFQGLPFVGNLATSWLHSFESYAKEKHLNISSEVEFMEHLHPFLQGQPMLRLDVNMTDDTIQASRLFLQTVNIPSEKIMLETLRKTAQNCQFPLVVYHPTFIYYDQYTVIASSTIQTVSIATAVMLVISLALIPSPVCALWVTFAIGSVIVGVTGFMALLGISLDSISMINLVISIGFSVDFSAHISYTFVSSAKPCVNDKAVEALSHLGYPILQGAFSTILGVVVLSVSVSYIFRTFFTITFLVILFGLLHGIAFIPVFLTFSGFCIKF, from the exons ATGGTCACCATGGTGTTCACCACAAACTGTGTAGAGAAACCAATCCGATCTTGTCTGGAAAGAGTCGGCAGATTCATCGGACGGTATCCGTGGTGGTTCATTATTATCCCGCTCAGTCTGTCTGCAGTTCTCGGCGTTGGTTTCTACTTTCTCGAGGACAGAAAGTCTAACGACATTGTGAAGCAGTTCACGCCACATGATGGCCATGCAAAGATGGAGAAGCATTTCTATGAGACCTTTTTCCAAAGCAGCAATaacaaagatgatgatgatgatgatgatagtgatgatgacgacgacgaAGGAGACTTGTTTTCTGCTCTGAGGTTGAGCACTGACGGTATATACGCATCCGCAATTTTCACCTGTGGGATGAATGTTCTCAGCGAAGATGCTCTTGCAGAAATCTTGCGTGTGGACGACCATGTGAGGAGGATGACTGTAGAATATGACGGACAGGAGTTTTCCTACAATGATGTTTGCGCTCGAGTGAACGAGTCCTGTCAAGACAACATTCTTCTCAAGGTTTTGGACTACAATGCAAGCAACATCCACGGGCTCAACCTGACTTTTCCTGTACATCACAACACACTCGGGGTTGTTCATCTCGAACATTCAGTTGGGCAGGTAGAAGTGGACGGGAATGGATTTGTTCAGAGAGCCAAGGCAGTGAGACTCATTTACTACCTACGGCAAATTAACAGCATGCTGGAGAAAGCCTGGTTGAATGACTTTGTGAATTTGCTGAGCAACAAGTCAACGTATGTGACACAG GTGTCCTATTTCACATCCATATCAAGGCAACAAGAATTTGAGAAGAGTACAGAGTCCATCACACAGCTTTTTTCCATCACCTACTTTATTGCCATTCTGTTTTCAGTGCTGTCGTGTGTAAG GCTTGACagtgtgaggaataaagtgtggGTGGCCTCTCTCGGCGTAATCTCAACTGGGCTAGCCGTGCTTTCCGGCTTTGGTTTACTCTTGCTTATGAATGTCCCGTTTGTCATAACCGTGGCATCTTCTCCATTCCTGGTACTTG GGATTGGCATTGATGATATGTTCATCATGATCTCCTGCTGGCAGCAGACCAACGTCCAAGACAGTGTAGCAGAGCGCATGGCTGCCACCTACAGAGAAGCAGCCATCTCAATCACAATCACCACCTTGACCGACATAGTGGCCTTTTATCTCAGTTACAGCAACCCCTTTGGTTCGGTACAGTCCTTCTGCCTATATGCTGGCACGGCCATCTTGTTCTGCTACCTCTATAACATCACTTTCTTTGGTGCGTGTTTGGCATTGAACGGCAGAAGGGAGGAAAGCAATCGGCATTGGTTGACATGCCTGAAAGTTCCGGAAGAAAGCCTACCTGGATCTTCCAAAGCTTATATTGCCTGCTGTGTGGGGGGAGCCTACAACCACGAAACTGGAACTGAAGAGGAACACTTCATGAAACTGTTCTTCAGGAAGTACTATGGACCTTTTCTGACCACAGGTCTTGCCAAAGCAACAGTGATTCTCCTTTACATCAGCTATATTTCCATCAGTATCTACGGATGCACTACGATCGAAGAAGGGATTGACTTGAAGAACCTGGCGGTGGATCAATCGTACGTAGTCAAATACTACGAAGACGAAAAGATGCACTTTGCTGAGTATGGTCCGATCGTCATGCTGGCAGTCAATGCTACGTTTCCATACTGGGACGAAGTAGAACGAGCTCAACTGGAATCTTGTATTTCGGAATTCCAAGGCCTTCCTTTCGTTGGGAATTTGGCCACTTCTTGGCTTCATTCTTTTGAGAGTTATGCCAAAGAAAAGCACCTCAACATCAGCTCAGAAGTTGAATTTATGGAACATCTGCACCCTTTTCTACAAGGTCAACCAATGCTCAGATTGGACGTCAACATGACTGATGATACAATTCAAGCCTCACGCTTATTTCTTCAAACAGTTAACATTCCATCTGAGAAGATCATGCTAGAAACGTTGAGAAAAACTGCCCAAAATTGCCAATTCCCATTAGTGGTCTACCATcctacatttatatattatgatCAATACACTGTGATTGCAAGCAGCACTATTCAGACCGTTAGTATAGCTACTGCGGTGATGCTCGTCATCTCGCTTGCACTCATCCCAAGTCCAGTTTGTGCTTTATGGGTCACTTTTGCCATCGGATCAGTCATTGTAGGAGTCACAGGCTTCATGGCGTTGCTAGGTATCAGCTTGGACTCCATTTCAATGATCAACCTGGTCATTAGTATCGGGTTTTCTGTGGATTTCTCAGCTCATATCTCCTACACGTTTGTATCCAGTGCTAAGCCTTGTGTGAACGATAAAGCCGTGGAGGCGCTGTCACATCTGGGCTATCCCATACTACAGGGGGCGTTTTCTACAATTCTTGGTGTAGTGGTACTCTCTGTATCAGTAAGCTACATCTTCAGAACCTTCTTCACCATCACGTTTCTAgtcattttgtttggtttgcTTCATGGCATTGCTTTTATCCCGGTGTTTTTAACCTTTTCTGGATTTTGCATCAAGTTTTAA